Within Lolium rigidum isolate FL_2022 chromosome 5, APGP_CSIRO_Lrig_0.1, whole genome shotgun sequence, the genomic segment TTCAAAATGCTTACTTtctagaaatacatatagttgtataTTACTATCTTAGTTACTCTCGTTATGAGTACTACTTAGTACTCCATCTGTCCTCAAATAACTGTAATTCTAGGtttaatttttttctaaaaaagtCTACATCTACACTACCAATGGAGTTAATTAATGCAATTAGCTCCTCTTGATCACTTTTCAACTTCATCCTCCAGTCATCATTCCTCTCCTCCACCTCAACCACCAATCATCATTCCTCTCCTTTAATTAATAGAATCGAGACTCAAAATGGGAGAGAACTAAATTGTCTACTACTACGTATttcctagatgtacacttattcgcGGACAGAGGGAGTATGAAATAAGAGGAAACTGAGTATGAAGCCCACTCTTCCCCttcccctctctctcttctcccctTTCTCCTACTAGTCAACCACCTGATACCATCCCGACCCATTTCCGCCGTCTtggccggccggagatggcggaggagaggcgtcggAGTAAGATCTAGTAGTAGTTGTAGGTTTTTCGATAGTTTGCCAGTTGTTTGGAGTAGGGCGGCTAGGTCTTTGGCCAGGATCTGGCGCATCCGGCGGTTGGACTACGGCGACGAGCTCCAGCGGTCGGAGCAAGCTGCGAGCTCCTCCTTGTCCAGGATCTCCATGAAGAAAGGGATTTTAGGTGCCTCACCTCAATTTGGCGGTTGGTGGTCGCACTCCTTCTcctggccggcggtggcggcgaggtgGAGAGGAGCAGCAACATCAGAGCCAGTACTTGGCCGATTTCTCTGGcctgccatggtggcgagggggcAAGCCTGCCTGTTTTTGCTTGTTCTTCCTCTGCTGCAGTGTGATGGGGCTGTTGGTGCGGTGGTTGTTTTCTGGGGAGATCGAGCTCCATCCCAAAATCTTCGCTGTCATGCCGTGGTGATGAGGGGAGAGGAGGTGACGGAGTTTCAGTCTCTTCTAGATGGCGTTGCCTGTGGTTGCGATGGTACTACTATTATGAGCTCATCCAGATGGCAGttggatcccccccccccccgcgcgagTAGAAGGAAGACCTCGATATCTATATATGGCCAAGATGGCCTCCTTTACGCCGGTGTGCTCCGGTAAATCAGCAACCTCTGTTGTGAGGCCCTTCTGCAGATCAGCCGCTGAGTGCTTTGCCAAGTCGAAGGCAAGTggtttcatccccgtcttcggccATGGTTGCAGCGGCCTGAGCTCTATGCTCCTCAGTGGGGAAGAGGATGGACTACATTGCAATTCCAAATTGTTTAGCAAGGTCCTTTATACAAATACTATGGATCTATGTAAAATTTTCTTATTTCATGTGGTCCTTTGTAACAAATTTGTACCTCTAATGCTATTTTAATGGAAGGTTTGAGCCCTTCTGGGGCGCTCTTTAAAAAAAAGGAGGAAACTAAATTTTCTTTATTGTATCATTTATCTTTCCTTAGACACACAATTTTCTGTTAAAATTTTAATTAATTCTTATTTATTGCTAGAATGTCAATAAGAGTTATATGCATCCTATCACTTATATTTATTCTCTTCAGTAGATGACGTGGACTAAGAGAAAACTTGTTTTCcccatcattgtacatgccattaCCTGTATATGCTGCTTATTATTATTATTCTATCTAGATACGTTTATTGTCCATACGAAATGTGCAACAGCTAAGATTGAACACATGTCCACATAAAAGAAACAACCTTCACAACTACGGGATTTTTGGGCGAGCTTTTCATGGGCTAGCTTCTGTAGGTCGAGCTGGATATTGATGAACCTTTTGTATTTTTGAACCGGGTATTTCTATTTACAGTATATGAAGTCTTTGTTTTTATATCTCGTCTTTTTTTTCTGGATATAAAACGAACTTGTATTGTTAAAAGGAATATCCTCTTGTTTTGAAACGCGTCATCCCTATAAAATCTCAACTTACTTCCTTCGGTCGTTAGTTTCGGTGAAAATCGTATCTCGCGTTGGTCGACGAGATGGGAGCAAAGCCGCTGCTCACGGCGGCCGTGTTGCTGCTGATGGTCGCCGCGGCGGCCGCCATCTCGGTGGAGGACGCGGCGCCGGACAACATCCAGCCGCTGTCGACGCTCAACCTGGCCGCCGCCAAGGTCGCCATGGACTCCGCGTCGGCCATCCACGCCTCGCCGGATGTGCTCGGCAAGGACGTGAGTACACACAACCTGCGCGTACGCACGCTGGTGCATCAGCTGTGTTGTTTAATCCAGTCGCTGCTCTGTGTTACAGGGTGAGGATTCTGCGTGGGTGACGGTCAACTtcacgacgccgtcgccgtccTCGGACCACTGGATCGGTCTCTTCTCCCCTGCCGATTTCAGGTGCTTATGCAAACAAACTTACAAGTTACAACCTGTGATCACTAGTTAGTATCAGCTGAAAACAGTTAATTATTACGAGATCTGTTTATTCCATGCAACCTGTGATCGATCGCATCTACAGCTCGGGCATTGGCAGCACCAAGGTAGCAGGGCAACAAGATGCGCTTCCAGGGCTGCCCATGGCTCCCATCAAGGTCAGTAGATAGGCAGACCCAGCCGGGAATAGATGTCGCGCAGTGACGACAACTGATTCAAGTCATCTCATCGTGTTCGATCCTATGGTCTGTTGCAGTACAAATTCGGCAACTGCGAGCCGGATTTCCTGAGCACCGGCAGCGGAAACACCAGCTTCCTCGTCATCAACCAGCGCTACGACTACGCCTTCGGGCTCTTCTCCGGTGGCAAGGACAATGTAAGCCCATCTTTGCTCTGCCGTCGACCTGCAATGTCAACAACGATGATGCAAAGCAAAATTCATAACTGATCCTGTGTGGCGTCGCGTTATTTTTTGCAGCCAAAACTTCTGGCGGTCTCCAACAAGATCTCCTTTGCGAACCCGAAAGCCCCGGTGTTCCCTCGCCTATCCCAGGGAAAAGAATGGAACGAGGTGGGCTAGTTGACAAATTAACCAAAGATATGGATCGTGCACTGTGTTTTCTAATGTGAATTGATGTGGATTCTGAATGGTGAATGCAGATGGCCGTGACTTGGACGAGTGGGTACAACATCGGCGAGGCATACCCATTCGTGGAGTGGAGGATCAAGGGCGAGGAGACCTCCAAGCGGACGCCGGCCGGCACGCTCACCTTCACGCAGAGCCATCTCTGCGGTACGTACTGCCGTTCAGAGTTCAGACTTTTAGAGCTACAACTAGATGATTGTCATTCAGATTCAGAACAATAAGAACAATTGCCTAAGTACTGAAGTGAACAATTTTAGGTAACCCGGCTCGTGGACAGGGTTACAGAGATCCAGGCTTCATCCACACCGCGTTCCTCAAGGACCTGTGGCCAAATAGAGAGTACGAACTTGAACAATGAGTTCAGAAAACATTTACATCTCCATAATTTTCTAGCTGTAATCATACATCTGGTGTTTTTGTTCAGGTATTCATATCAGATTGGGCACGAGCTACAGGATGGGACCGTGGCCTGGGGCAAGTCCTCCACCTTCCGCGCGTCGCCGTTCCCTGGCCAGGCTTCTCTTCAGCGTGTCGTCATCTTCGGCGACATGGGACTCGTAAGAATACAATGAtgaaaattcagatgtatcttatCCATTACTAAGATCATTGTGCTCTTGTACTCCAGGGGGCAAAGGACGGTAGCAGTGAGCTTGAGGGGTTCCAGCCCGGGGCACAGGTGACCACCGACCGGCTGATCAAGGACCTGCCCAACTACGATGCCGTGTTCCACATCGGAGACCTCTCCTACGCCAATGGCTTCCTCGCGCAGTGGGACCAGTTCACTGCGCAGATCGAGTCCATCGCCTCCAAGGTCCCCTACAATGTCGCAAGGTTCGTACACTGTCGACTGAAGCCTGTACGTTTGGAAGATCGGGTGCATTTAGACTCAGTGATGAGTTTGCTGGTTTTGTGTGTGCAGTGGCAACCACGAGCGGACGTTCATGGACACAGGCGGGTTCTACAACGGCAACGACTCGCACGGCGAGTGCGGCGTGCCAGCGGAGACCTACTTCTACGTGCCGGCGCCTGCCCACCGTGGCAAGTTCTGGTACGCCGCCGACTACGGCATGTTCCGCTTCTGCGTCGGCGACACGGAGCACGACTGGCGGCCAGGGTCTGAGCAGCACGCGTTCCTGGACTCGTGCTTCGGCGGCGCCGACCGGAAGCACCAGCCGTGGCTCGTCTTCCTGGCGCACCGCCCCCTCGGTTACTCCTCCAACGACTTCTACGAGCAGGAGGGATCCTTCTCGGAGCCCATGGGCCGCACCCTGCAGCCGCTCTGGCAGAAGCACCGCGTCGACCTCGCCGTGTACGGTCACGTCCACAACTACGAGCGGACTTGCCCCGTCTACGAGAACACCTGCACCGTCAAGGGCAAGGACGCGCAGAGCAGCTACTCCGGCGCGCTCGGCGGGACCATCCACGTCGTGGCCGGGACCGGTGGCGCCAAGCTCAGGACCTACGCCGGAGGGGCGTGGCCGCAGTGGAGCGTCGCCAGGAACGAGAGCTTTGGCTACGTCAAGCTCACCGCCAGCGACCACTCCACCATGCGGTTCGAGTTCATCCACAGCGACGATGGCGCCGTGCATGACGCGTTCAACATCACCAGGGACTACAGGGACGTCATGGCCTGCGCCGTCGACAGCTGCGCGCCTCACACATTAGCCAACTAGCTAGGTAGCAGTAGTTACAGAACTTCCTTTTCATTTTTTTAGTAGAATTAGGAGGATTTATGGGCGGATGTAGTGATCTAATTTACATAGAAATCAGCCGTTCCATAATCGATTTCGGAAGGCACGCTTGGCTGCTTGTTCTTGTGCACGGTAAAGCTGTTGTACACGTGGCCATTTTTTCCAAACGATCCAAAGTATCGGATTTTTCATTACCGCGAGATAACGAAAAACAGCCGAGTATCACATTGCCACCTGGCAAGTTTAAACGACATCTAAACACATATATACAAATCGCCGCCTAATGCTAGCGAACATAAAACCAAACAGGAAGTTATGACCACAGAAATCCAACAGGCGACACATCGCGGCATTTTGGCAAGCGACTAAGAGCAAAAGTTTCAGCAAACGACAGGTAACCCAACACCCTGGGAGAGAAGGCATCAGCAACCACCATCATGCATTTCTTCCACGTGATAAATCTTTTTAAGCAATGTCATCATGTTCTTCCTcctccatgtcttcttcttcatcagcagCATCTCTCACATCTCTGATCTGCAGGGGTCTTTGTATTTGTCTAGGCATGTTTCTGGTTCTTCCAGTAGCAGTAGGAGCAGTGGCCAGCTTCAGTAATCCATCAGCGCCCAGACGCAAGTCTTCAGCATCCTTTTCACCGTGGAGACCTGCCCAATATTTCATAAAGACAGTAGAGTAACTGATCAGTTCTACAGGATCTTTGATCATTTTGTGATCAAAACAAGATCGGTTCCTAAGCTTACAAATTGCCCAGCAGAGCGCAGCCAACCCCGCAATTTGTGTGTTTCTGCTTGCAGGGATAAACTATGGTATCCACCAGAAAAACTGTGTGAATGAGCCTGAtgcctacgggtgcttctattcttgtagacagtgttgggcctccaagagcagaggtttgtagaacagcagcaagtttcccttaagtggatcacccaaggtttatcgaactcagggaggaagaggtcaaagatattcctctcaagcaaccctgcaatcacgatacaagaagtctcttgtgtccccaacacacctaatacacttgtcagatgtataggtgcactagttcggcgaagagatagtgaaatacaagtggtatgaatgaatatgagcagtagtaacggcgccagaaaagtgcttgctggcgtgcagttgatggtagtaatgttgcaggaagtaaagatccagtaaaacagtaaacaagcgatgattgcagtattaggaaacaaggcctagtgatcatacttttactagtggacactctcaacattgcaatcataaaggaatataaataagcacttcactatgctactctgaattactctctggcaagataacgaacactaattcatcttgtaggcaaaccttaaagatgcattcccaagtactaatgaacaccccacgctgtcactttgagcattcataggaggtactaacacaccacaatttcatagagacatccaactcaaatcataactcagtgaacaagtattctgtgaaatatagcctaagagacccacacggtgcacacactgtcacctttacacacgtgggacaaggagtctccggagatcacataagtaaaatccacttgaatagcataacgacatctagattacaaagctcatcatatggatctcaattatgcaaggcaattcatgagatcattgtattggagtacatgagagagagattaaccacatagctaccggtacagcccttagcctcgatggagaactactccctcctcatgggagacagcagcggtgatgaagatggcggtggtgtcgatggaggagccttccgggggcacttccccgtcccggcggcgtgccggaacagagactcctgtcccccggatcttggcttcgcgatggcggcggctctggaaggtttctcgtaccgtggctttttcgtatcgaggttttaggtcaaggacctttaaataggcgaagaggcggagtcggagggctgacggagcgatgacacaacaggggggcgcggcccaggccctggccgcgccgccctatcatctgggcccaccagggctcccctccggtggctctcgggtgttctggaagcttcgtggaaaaataggatgctgggcattgatttcgtccgattccgagaatat encodes:
- the LOC124655188 gene encoding probable inactive purple acid phosphatase 27; amino-acid sequence: MGAKPLLTAAVLLLMVAAAAAISVEDAAPDNIQPLSTLNLAAAKVAMDSASAIHASPDVLGKDGEDSAWVTVNFTTPSPSSDHWIGLFSPADFSSGIGSTKVAGQQDALPGLPMAPIKYKFGNCEPDFLSTGSGNTSFLVINQRYDYAFGLFSGGKDNPKLLAVSNKISFANPKAPVFPRLSQGKEWNEMAVTWTSGYNIGEAYPFVEWRIKGEETSKRTPAGTLTFTQSHLCGNPARGQGYRDPGFIHTAFLKDLWPNREYSYQIGHELQDGTVAWGKSSTFRASPFPGQASLQRVVIFGDMGLGAKDGSSELEGFQPGAQVTTDRLIKDLPNYDAVFHIGDLSYANGFLAQWDQFTAQIESIASKVPYNVASGNHERTFMDTGGFYNGNDSHGECGVPAETYFYVPAPAHRGKFWYAADYGMFRFCVGDTEHDWRPGSEQHAFLDSCFGGADRKHQPWLVFLAHRPLGYSSNDFYEQEGSFSEPMGRTLQPLWQKHRVDLAVYGHVHNYERTCPVYENTCTVKGKDAQSSYSGALGGTIHVVAGTGGAKLRTYAGGAWPQWSVARNESFGYVKLTASDHSTMRFEFIHSDDGAVHDAFNITRDYRDVMACAVDSCAPHTLAN